The following coding sequences are from one Triticum dicoccoides isolate Atlit2015 ecotype Zavitan chromosome 4A, WEW_v2.0, whole genome shotgun sequence window:
- the LOC119287280 gene encoding gibberellin 20 oxidase 1-A, with amino-acid sequence MVRPVFDAAVLSGRSDIPSQFIWPEGESPTPDAAEELHVPLINIGGMLSGDAAAAAEVTRLVGEACERHGFFQVVNHGIDAELLADAHRCVDNFFTMPLPEKQRALRRPGESCGYASSFTGRFASKLPWKETLSFRSCPSDPALVVDYIVATLGEDHRRLGEVYARYCSEMSRLSLEIMEVLGESLGVGRAHYRRFFEGNDSIMRLNYYPPCQRPLETLGTGPHCDPTSLTILHQDNVGGLQVHTEGRWRSIRPRADAFVVNIGDTFMALSNGRYKSCLHRAVVNSRVPRKSLAFFLCPEMDKVVAPPGTLVDAANPRAYPDFTWRSLLDFTQKHYRADMKTLEVFSSWIVQQQQGQLALQPAMT; translated from the exons ATGGTGCGGCCGGTGTTCGACGCGGCGGTGCTGAGCGGGCGGTCGGACATCCCCTCGCAGTTCATCTGGCCCGAGGGCGAGAGCCCGACCCCGGACGCCGCCGAGGAGCTGCACGTGCCCCTCATCAACATCGGCGGCATGCTCTCCGGCGACGCCGCTGCGGCGGCCGAGGTGACGCGCCTCGTGGGCGAGGCCTGCGAGCGGCACGGCTTCTTCCAGGTCGTCAACCACGGCATCGACGCCGAGCTGCTGGCGGACGCGCACCGCTGCGTGGACAACTTCTTCACCATGCCCCTCCCGGAGAAGCAGCGCGCCCTGCGCCGCCCCGGCGAGTCCTGCGGCTACGCCAGCAGCTTCACCGGCCGGTTCGCCTCCAAGCTGCCGTGGAAGGAGACCCTCTCCTTCCGGTCCTGCCCGTCCGACCCCGCCCTCGTCGTCGACTACATCGTCGCCACCCTCGGCGAGGACCACCGCCGCCTCGG GGAGGTGTACGCGCGCTACTGCTCGGAGATGAGCCGTCTGTCGCTGGAGATCATGGAGGTGCTCGGGGAGAGCCTCGGGGTCGGCCGTGCCCACTACCGGCGCTTCTTCGAGGGCAACGACTCCATCATGCGCCTCAACTACTACCCGCCGTGCCAGCGGCCGTTGGAGACGCTGGGCACGGGCCCGCATTGCGACCCGACGTCGCTGACCATCCTCCACCAGGACAACGTCGGCGGCCTGCAGGTGCACACGGAGGGCCGGTGGCGGTCCATCCGACCCCGCGCCGACGCCTTCGTCGTCAACATCGGCGACACCTTCATGGCGCTCTCGAACGGGAGGTACAAGAGCTGCCTCCACCGCGCAGTCGTGAACAGCAGGGTCCCCAGGAAGTCGCTGGCCTTCTTCCTCTGCCCGGAGATGGACAAGGTGGTGGCGCCGCCGGGGACGCTGGTGGACGCCGCCAACCCGCGCGCCTACCCGGACTTCACGTGGCGGTCGCTGCTGGACTTCACGCAGAAGCACTACCGGGCGGACATGAAGACCCTCGAGGTCTTCTCCTCGTGGATCGTCCAGCAGCAGCAGGGCCAGCTCGCCCTCCAGCCAGCCATGACATGA